A single window of Rhizobium sp. SL42 DNA harbors:
- a CDS encoding sensor histidine kinase, which produces MMQSLRLRLVIGAMVAVVLILLLVGFGLSRIFSDYVAERYRTDMAAVIDQLAAGLELKNGKAMLDRKPADPRFDLPGSGLYWQIVSERGEVFRSRSLWDLEIPVAALLPGDYGFSTTQGPDGAQLFVHSRRILVEEPDGSRNFTLLAAFDRSVMDDALLDYHSAIGFMLALTAAVLVAAAFLQIGIGLAPLASLQSDVALVRSGLSRAVKEGGPRELRPLVGELNHLLRERETAIERARARASDLAHGLKTPLTVLLQLADNLPIAQRDLARQQIDLIRQRADRQLQSARLGVEQMAVTELGALVGKLVSVLKPVTEHRGIDWRIAIDEALTVDMDAADLAEAIGNVLDNATRFAATVIQVTGHIDGTGLLIDVEDDGEGVAEEALSGIAGRGVHLDDKDPGSGLGLAISQDVLTAYGGSMRFSRSSMGGLKVTLAVPRNSA; this is translated from the coding sequence ATGATGCAGTCGCTGCGGCTTCGTCTCGTCATCGGAGCCATGGTGGCCGTGGTGCTCATCCTGTTGCTGGTCGGCTTCGGCCTCAGCCGCATCTTTTCCGACTATGTCGCCGAGCGCTACCGCACCGACATGGCCGCCGTCATCGACCAGCTTGCGGCGGGCCTCGAGCTGAAAAACGGCAAGGCAATGCTGGACCGCAAGCCGGCCGATCCGCGTTTCGACCTGCCGGGCAGCGGATTGTACTGGCAGATCGTCTCGGAACGCGGCGAGGTTTTCCGCTCGCGCTCGCTCTGGGACCTGGAGATTCCGGTGGCAGCACTTTTGCCGGGCGATTACGGCTTCAGCACCACGCAGGGGCCGGACGGCGCCCAGCTCTTCGTCCACAGCCGCCGTATATTGGTCGAGGAACCGGACGGCTCGCGCAATTTCACCCTGTTGGCCGCCTTCGACCGCTCGGTGATGGACGACGCCCTGCTCGACTATCACAGCGCCATCGGTTTCATGCTGGCGCTGACCGCGGCGGTGCTGGTCGCGGCGGCCTTCCTGCAGATCGGCATTGGTCTTGCACCGCTCGCCAGCCTGCAGTCCGATGTCGCCCTAGTGCGTTCCGGCTTGAGCCGGGCGGTGAAGGAAGGCGGGCCGCGGGAGCTGCGTCCTCTTGTCGGGGAGCTCAATCATCTGCTGCGCGAGCGTGAAACGGCGATAGAGCGCGCCCGCGCAAGGGCAAGCGATCTTGCCCATGGCCTGAAGACGCCGTTGACCGTGCTCCTGCAACTGGCCGACAATTTGCCGATCGCCCAGCGCGATCTCGCCCGCCAGCAGATCGACTTGATCCGCCAGCGTGCCGACCGGCAATTGCAGTCGGCAAGGCTCGGTGTCGAACAGATGGCCGTCACCGAACTGGGGGCTCTGGTCGGCAAGCTGGTTTCGGTGCTGAAGCCGGTGACGGAGCATCGCGGGATCGACTGGCGCATCGCCATCGACGAGGCCCTGACCGTCGACATGGATGCGGCCGATCTGGCCGAGGCAATCGGCAATGTGCTCGACAATGCCACCCGGTTTGCCGCAACCGTCATTCAGGTGACCGGTCACATCGACGGCACGGGCCTGCTGATTGATGTCGAGGATGACGGCGAAGGTGTTGCCGAGGAAGCGTTGTCGGGCATTGCCGGGCGCGGCGTGCATCTCGATGACAAGGATCCGGGCTCGGGCCTTGGACTGGCGATTTCGCAGGATGTGCTGACGGCCTATGGTGGATCCATGCGCTTCAGCCGTTCATCGATGGGTGGCCTGAAGGTCACGCTCGCCGTGCCACGCAACAGTGCCTGA
- the rpmI gene encoding 50S ribosomal protein L35 — protein sequence MPKMKTKSSAKKRFKITATGKVRAAAAGKRHGMIKRSNKFIRDARGTMVLAEPDGKKVIKNYLPNGL from the coding sequence ATGCCCAAGATGAAGACGAAGTCCTCCGCCAAAAAGCGGTTCAAGATCACGGCAACCGGCAAGGTCCGTGCAGCTGCTGCTGGCAAGCGCCACGGCATGATCAAGCGGTCCAACAAGTTCATTCGTGACGCACGCGGCACGATGGTTCTGGCTGAACCAGATGGCAAGAAGGTCATCAAGAACTACCTGCCCAACGGTCTCTGA
- the rplT gene encoding 50S ribosomal protein L20: MARVKRGVTSRAKHNKVFKAAKGFYGRRKNTIRAAKAAVDRSKAFAYRDRKVNKRNFRALWIQRINAAVREFGLTYGRFIDGLNKAGIEVDRKVLSDMAIHEPAAFAKLVDVSKKSLAYLKEAGTTNEFESAVK; encoded by the coding sequence ATGGCACGCGTAAAACGTGGCGTAACTTCCCGCGCCAAGCACAACAAGGTATTCAAGGCAGCCAAGGGCTTCTACGGTCGCCGCAAGAACACCATCCGCGCAGCAAAGGCTGCCGTGGACCGTTCGAAGGCATTCGCCTACCGCGACCGCAAGGTCAACAAGCGCAACTTCCGCGCTCTGTGGATCCAGCGTATCAACGCGGCTGTCCGCGAATTCGGCCTGACATATGGCCGCTTCATCGACGGCCTGAACAAGGCTGGCATCGAAGTCGACCGCAAGGTCCTGTCCGACATGGCCATCCATGAGCCGGCAGCCTTCGCGAAGCTCGTTGACGTTTCGAAGAAGTCGCTCGCCTACCTCAAGGAAGCCGGCACGACCAACGAGTTTGAAAGCGCGGTCAAGTAA
- the pheS gene encoding phenylalanine--tRNA ligase subunit alpha → MSDLDSLKTQLLADIAAAADEPAIEAVRVAAMGKKGSVSELLKTLGAMTPEERQTRGAAINALKNEITEQLTARKADLKDAAINARLKAETLDVSLPVRSSPAERGRIHPISQIVDEITAIFADMGFSIAEGPDIETDYYNFTALNFPEGHPAREMHDTFFLQPDENGERKVLRTHTSPVQVRTMEAQKPPIRIVIPGKTYRQDSDATHSPMFHQVEGLVIDKTANVANMRWILEEFCKTFFEVDNVVMRFRPSFFPFTEPSFEVDIQCDRSSGPIVKFGEGKDWMEILGCGMVHPNVLRAGGLDPDEYQGFAWGMGLDRIAMLKYGMPDLRDFFNADVRWMSHYGFRPLDVPTLFGGLSN, encoded by the coding sequence ATGTCCGATCTCGACAGTTTGAAGACCCAGCTTCTCGCCGATATCGCCGCCGCCGCGGACGAGCCGGCGATCGAGGCGGTACGCGTGGCGGCCATGGGCAAGAAGGGTTCGGTTTCCGAACTGCTGAAGACGCTCGGCGCCATGACGCCGGAAGAGCGCCAGACGCGCGGCGCCGCGATCAACGCGCTGAAGAACGAGATTACCGAGCAGCTGACCGCCCGCAAGGCCGATCTCAAGGACGCGGCGATCAATGCCCGCCTCAAGGCCGAGACGCTGGACGTGTCGCTGCCGGTGCGCTCCTCGCCCGCCGAGCGCGGCCGTATCCATCCGATCAGCCAGATCGTCGACGAGATCACCGCGATCTTTGCCGACATGGGTTTCTCGATCGCCGAAGGTCCGGATATCGAGACCGACTATTATAATTTTACCGCGCTGAATTTCCCCGAAGGTCATCCGGCCCGCGAGATGCACGATACGTTCTTCCTCCAGCCGGACGAGAACGGCGAGCGCAAGGTGCTGCGCACGCACACCTCGCCGGTCCAGGTGCGCACCATGGAGGCGCAGAAGCCGCCGATCCGCATCGTAATCCCGGGCAAGACCTATCGCCAGGACAGCGACGCCACCCATTCGCCGATGTTCCATCAGGTCGAGGGCCTGGTGATCGACAAGACGGCCAATGTCGCCAACATGCGCTGGATCCTCGAAGAATTCTGCAAGACCTTCTTCGAGGTCGACAATGTCGTGATGCGCTTCCGCCCGTCCTTCTTCCCGTTCACCGAGCCGAGCTTCGAAGTCGACATCCAGTGCGACCGCTCCTCGGGCCCGATCGTCAAGTTCGGCGAGGGCAAGGATTGGATGGAGATCCTCGGCTGCGGCATGGTTCACCCGAACGTGCTGCGCGCTGGTGGCCTCGATCCGGACGAATACCAGGGCTTCGCCTGGGGCATGGGCCTCGACCGCATCGCCATGCTGAAATACGGCATGCCGGACCTGCGCGACTTCTTCAACGCCGATGTCCGCTGGATGAGCCACTACGGCTTCCGCCCGCTCGACGTGCCGACGCTGTTCGGCGGCTTGAGCAACTAA
- a CDS encoding DUF2442 domain-containing protein — translation MIEHLDNMRPVDALCGDDLLHVELTDGRIVSVPVWWYPQLQDAMPVERNNIDFMPKSMHWPDIELDISVISLLLGEKAPGARSPDVSDKIQVETRQ, via the coding sequence GTGATTGAACATCTTGATAACATGCGGCCGGTCGACGCGCTCTGCGGCGACGACCTGCTGCATGTGGAACTGACGGACGGTCGTATCGTCAGTGTCCCGGTCTGGTGGTATCCGCAGCTTCAGGACGCGATGCCGGTGGAACGGAACAACATAGACTTCATGCCGAAAAGCATGCACTGGCCCGACATCGAACTCGATATCTCGGTCATCAGCCTGCTTCTCGGCGAAAAGGCGCCAGGCGCACGATCGCCGGACGTTTCGGACAAGATTCAGGTGGAAACGAGACAATGA
- the pheT gene encoding phenylalanine--tRNA ligase subunit beta: protein MKFTLSWLKDHLDTDASLDQICERLTAIGLEVEDVDDKAAYRPFVIAKILTAEKHPEADRLKVLSVDAGDGKPVQIVCGAPNARAGMIGALARPGTYVPGIDVTLAVGKIRGVESHGMMCSEKELNMSDNHDGIIDLPEDAPVGTSFATYAGLDDPLIEINLTPNRPDCTSIFGIARDLAASGLGTLKQPKAPGFKVEGETPHEVKIVLDDERLCPGFAYRLVRGVKNGPSPKWMQQRLLAIGLRPISALVDVTNYMTFDQGRPMHVFDADKVKGVLTVRRAQVGEEVLALDTRTYKLNPANVVIADDNGVESIGGIMGGEHSGCDENTVNVLIESALWDPINIAKTGRSHGIITDARYRFERGVDPEYTVPGLERTTELVLDMCGGTAAVAKVAGYKKHEKKVVDFPFAEVKRLTGLTVSNDEARAILTGLGFEVSGSGERVSVSVPSWRPDVDGKADLVEEVMRMHGVDNIKPEPLPSMGSVNGKILTTLQIRTRTAKRALAARGMMEAVTWSFISADHAKLFGGGKPSLKLVNPIAADMSDMRPSLLPGLLTAAQRNADRGFGDVAIFEVSGTYEADTPEGQRRVAGGIRRGTASLAGAGRSWSNAAKGGGKPVDVYDAKADALAVLEACGLPMTNIQIEQGGPEWFHPGRSGTIKAGPKVILGYFGEFHPKTLEALDVSGALCGFEVFVDALPEPKKKATRTKPALELSPFQMVKRDFAFVVEKSVEAGAIIKAATSADRKLISGVNVFDIFEGASVGEGRKSVAIEVLIQPSDKTLTDEDFDALTKKIVANVEKNTGGSLRA from the coding sequence ATGAAATTCACACTCTCCTGGCTGAAAGATCATCTCGATACCGATGCGAGCCTCGACCAGATCTGCGAGCGCCTGACGGCGATCGGCCTCGAAGTCGAGGATGTCGACGACAAGGCGGCGTATCGGCCCTTCGTCATCGCAAAGATCCTGACGGCGGAAAAGCATCCGGAAGCGGACCGGCTGAAGGTGCTGAGCGTTGACGCAGGCGATGGCAAGCCGGTGCAGATCGTCTGCGGCGCGCCGAATGCGCGCGCCGGCATGATCGGCGCGCTCGCACGCCCCGGCACCTATGTGCCCGGCATCGACGTGACGCTTGCCGTCGGCAAGATCCGCGGCGTCGAAAGCCACGGCATGATGTGCTCTGAAAAGGAGCTCAACATGTCCGACAATCACGATGGCATTATCGACCTGCCCGAGGATGCGCCGGTCGGCACGTCGTTTGCCACCTATGCCGGGCTCGACGATCCGCTCATCGAGATCAACCTGACGCCCAACCGTCCGGACTGCACCTCGATCTTCGGCATCGCCCGCGATCTGGCCGCCTCCGGCCTCGGCACGCTGAAGCAGCCGAAGGCGCCGGGCTTCAAGGTCGAGGGCGAGACGCCGCACGAGGTGAAGATCGTGCTCGACGACGAGCGCCTGTGCCCGGGCTTTGCCTATCGGCTGGTGCGCGGCGTCAAGAATGGCCCGAGCCCGAAATGGATGCAGCAGCGCCTGCTCGCCATCGGCCTTCGCCCGATCTCCGCATTGGTCGACGTCACCAACTACATGACCTTCGACCAGGGCCGTCCGATGCATGTCTTCGACGCTGACAAGGTCAAGGGTGTGCTGACCGTGCGCCGCGCCCAGGTCGGCGAGGAAGTGCTGGCGCTCGACACCCGCACCTACAAGCTGAACCCGGCCAATGTCGTGATCGCCGACGACAATGGCGTTGAATCGATCGGCGGCATCATGGGCGGCGAACATTCAGGCTGCGACGAGAACACCGTCAACGTGCTGATCGAATCGGCCCTCTGGGATCCGATCAACATCGCCAAGACCGGCCGTAGCCATGGCATCATCACCGATGCCCGCTATCGTTTCGAGCGTGGCGTCGATCCGGAATACACGGTTCCGGGCCTCGAGCGCACTACCGAGCTGGTGCTGGATATGTGCGGCGGCACGGCAGCTGTGGCAAAGGTAGCCGGCTACAAGAAGCATGAGAAGAAGGTCGTTGATTTCCCCTTCGCGGAAGTCAAGCGCCTGACCGGCCTGACCGTGTCCAACGACGAGGCCCGCGCCATCCTCACCGGCCTCGGCTTCGAGGTCTCCGGCTCCGGCGAACGGGTCTCGGTTTCGGTCCCATCCTGGCGTCCGGATGTCGATGGCAAGGCCGATCTGGTCGAGGAAGTCATGCGCATGCATGGCGTCGACAATATCAAGCCGGAACCTTTGCCTTCGATGGGCTCGGTCAACGGCAAGATCCTGACCACGCTGCAGATCCGCACCCGCACCGCCAAGCGCGCGCTGGCGGCACGCGGCATGATGGAAGCGGTCACCTGGTCGTTCATTTCGGCAGACCATGCCAAGCTGTTCGGTGGCGGCAAGCCCTCCCTGAAGCTGGTCAATCCGATCGCGGCCGACATGTCGGACATGCGGCCTTCGCTGCTGCCTGGCCTCCTGACGGCTGCCCAGCGCAATGCCGACCGCGGTTTTGGCGATGTGGCGATCTTCGAAGTGTCCGGCACCTATGAAGCCGATACGCCGGAAGGCCAGCGGCGCGTCGCCGGCGGTATCCGCCGTGGCACGGCCTCGCTTGCCGGCGCCGGCCGGTCCTGGTCGAATGCCGCCAAAGGCGGCGGCAAGCCGGTCGATGTCTATGACGCCAAGGCCGATGCGCTGGCGGTTCTCGAAGCCTGCGGCCTGCCGATGACCAATATCCAGATCGAGCAGGGCGGACCGGAATGGTTCCATCCCGGCCGCTCCGGCACGATCAAGGCCGGTCCGAAGGTGATCCTCGGCTACTTCGGCGAATTCCATCCGAAGACGCTGGAAGCGCTCGATGTGTCGGGCGCGTTGTGCGGCTTCGAGGTGTTTGTCGACGCCTTGCCCGAACCGAAGAAGAAGGCGACCCGCACGAAGCCGGCCCTCGAGCTTTCGCCCTTCCAGATGGTCAAGCGCGACTTCGCCTTTGTTGTCGAGAAGTCGGTCGAGGCCGGTGCGATCATCAAGGCGGCCACCAGCGCCGACCGCAAGCTGATATCAGGCGTCAACGTCTTCGATATCTTCGAAGGCGCCTCGGTTGGCGAAGGCCGGAAGTCGGTGGCGATCGAAGTCTTGATCCAGCCGTCGGACAAGACGCTGACGGACGAGGATTTCGACGCGCTGACGAAGAAGATCGTCGCCAATGTCGAAAAGAACACCGGCGGCAGTCTTCGGGCCTGA
- a CDS encoding flavin reductase family protein: MSAGFDFTALSARDKYKLMIGTIIPRPIALVTTVDTEGRINAAPFSFFNCLSADPPILALGVENNPDMSFKHTGENIRMTEVFTVNIVSFAIAEAMHACAAKHPRGVNELEQAGLTAMPGVKVASPWIKEAPAAFECRRHVSLELGKSRQIILGEILFAHYQDGLVDDRLHVDPAGIDAIARLGGDTCSTIRDRFEMLTPTL; the protein is encoded by the coding sequence ATGTCTGCAGGTTTCGATTTCACCGCGCTGTCGGCGCGCGACAAGTACAAGCTGATGATCGGCACGATCATTCCGCGGCCGATCGCGCTGGTGACGACGGTCGACACGGAAGGCCGCATCAACGCGGCACCGTTCAGCTTCTTCAACTGCCTGTCGGCTGACCCGCCGATCCTGGCGCTTGGGGTGGAAAACAATCCCGACATGTCGTTCAAGCATACCGGCGAGAACATCCGGATGACGGAAGTCTTCACCGTCAACATCGTCTCGTTTGCCATTGCCGAAGCCATGCATGCCTGTGCTGCGAAACATCCGCGCGGCGTCAATGAGCTGGAACAGGCGGGGCTGACCGCCATGCCCGGGGTAAAGGTCGCCTCGCCATGGATCAAGGAGGCGCCGGCGGCCTTCGAGTGCCGCCGCCATGTCAGTCTCGAACTCGGCAAGTCCCGGCAGATCATCCTGGGCGAAATCCTGTTTGCCCACTATCAGGACGGCCTGGTCGATGATCGCCTGCATGTCGATCCGGCCGGCATCGATGCCATCGCAAGGCTTGGCGGCGATACCTGCTCGACGATCCGCGACCGGTTCGAGATGCTGACCCCGACGCTCTAA
- a CDS encoding DMT family transporter → MTNIILFVSTVIIWGTTWIAIAMQVGPVPVLVSVFYRFATAALIFLVVLAVMGKLKVPALRHQPFILAQALCLFSCNFICFYNAASYVPSGLISVIFSLATIYNAINARLFFGDRITSRTLVAAALGASGLMLLFGPDILVEFDVDTWKGVGLSALGTLFFSLGNMVSRRNSAAGIKPATANAWGMSYGAIFLLTLIAVTGTPVIAPPDGRYLFAMLYLAAIGSVVGFTTYLMLVARIGSSRAAYTTVLFPVVALSLSTVYEGYHWTLLGGLGLALTLAGNVVIFARPTARQTDPAPSPAAAGSPSP, encoded by the coding sequence ATGACCAATATCATCCTGTTCGTTTCCACCGTCATCATCTGGGGCACGACCTGGATCGCCATTGCCATGCAGGTCGGGCCGGTTCCGGTGCTGGTGTCGGTCTTCTACCGCTTCGCTACCGCCGCGCTGATCTTTCTCGTTGTGCTTGCCGTCATGGGCAAGCTCAAGGTTCCGGCACTGCGCCACCAGCCGTTCATCCTGGCGCAGGCGCTCTGCCTGTTCAGCTGCAATTTCATCTGCTTCTACAATGCCGCAAGCTATGTTCCATCCGGCCTGATCTCGGTGATCTTCTCACTGGCGACGATCTACAACGCCATCAATGCCCGACTTTTCTTCGGTGATCGGATAACCAGCCGCACGCTGGTGGCGGCGGCACTGGGCGCATCCGGCCTGATGCTTTTGTTCGGCCCGGATATCCTCGTGGAGTTCGATGTCGATACCTGGAAAGGTGTGGGCCTGTCGGCGCTCGGCACGCTGTTCTTTTCGCTCGGCAACATGGTCTCGCGCCGCAACAGCGCCGCCGGCATAAAGCCCGCAACCGCCAATGCCTGGGGGATGAGCTACGGCGCGATCTTCCTTTTGACCCTTATTGCCGTAACCGGCACACCGGTCATCGCACCGCCGGACGGACGTTACCTGTTTGCGATGCTTTATCTCGCCGCGATCGGCTCGGTGGTCGGCTTCACCACCTATCTGATGCTGGTCGCACGCATCGGCTCATCCCGGGCCGCCTATACGACCGTGCTTTTCCCGGTCGTCGCGCTCTCGCTGTCGACAGTCTATGAGGGATATCACTGGACCCTGCTCGGCGGCCTCGGTCTCGCGCTGACGCTTGCCGGCAATGTGGTGATCTTCGCACGGCCCACCGCGCGACAGACCGATCCGGCTCCAAGCCCCGCAGCGGCAGGCAGCCCTTCGCCCTGA
- a CDS encoding helix-turn-helix domain-containing protein: protein MSYQRPDGHTFSLYLQGGAGTRRLDGGALNGWPGALCIMPQGASSEWEITDAFEFVHLYVADDELRRAFTETVERDCRLMVMPEATFDHAPALAAALHRVADATRAGDALLAGEAMTEAFASLFVDPRYGGSRPIAIKSGLAPAVRRRITDYIEAHLDMQVSLAELAAIAGLSEFHLQRMFRASCGVSPHGWVQHRRLARAKTLLAGGDPIAQIASACGFSSQSHMTRVFKAMTGTTPSAYRHSVAARA from the coding sequence ATGAGCTACCAACGGCCGGATGGCCACACGTTCAGTCTCTATCTGCAGGGAGGCGCCGGCACCCGTCGTCTCGACGGCGGCGCGCTGAACGGCTGGCCCGGCGCCTTGTGTATCATGCCGCAAGGCGCTTCGTCGGAATGGGAAATCACCGATGCCTTCGAATTCGTCCATCTTTATGTGGCGGATGACGAGCTGCGGCGGGCTTTCACCGAGACCGTCGAGCGGGATTGCCGGCTGATGGTCATGCCCGAGGCGACATTCGACCATGCCCCTGCGCTCGCCGCAGCCTTGCACAGGGTGGCCGATGCGACCCGTGCAGGCGATGCGCTGCTGGCCGGCGAGGCGATGACGGAAGCCTTTGCCAGCCTGTTTGTGGATCCCCGGTATGGCGGATCGCGGCCGATCGCCATCAAGAGCGGCCTGGCACCCGCCGTCCGCCGGCGGATCACTGACTATATCGAGGCGCATCTCGACATGCAGGTGAGCCTGGCGGAACTCGCCGCGATTGCCGGCCTCAGCGAGTTCCACCTGCAACGCATGTTTCGCGCGAGCTGTGGCGTTTCTCCGCATGGCTGGGTCCAGCATCGGCGGCTTGCCCGCGCCAAGACACTCTTGGCGGGAGGCGATCCGATTGCCCAGATCGCGTCCGCATGCGGCTTCAGCAGCCAAAGCCACATGACCCGTGTGTTCAAGGCGATGACAGGAACGACACCATCGGCCTATCGGCACAGCGTCGCCGCCCGCGCCTGA
- a CDS encoding aldo/keto reductase: MKTRQLGSLSVSALGLGCMGMTHGYTQTGDEAGSLATLARAVELGVTLFDTAEIYGPFTNEILVGKGLRPHRDRIQIATKFGFRINVDNPNDASAGGTDSRPDHVKAVAEASLKRLGVEVIDLYYQHRVDPNVPIEDTVGAMADLVREGKVRALGLSEASAATLRRAHAIHPIAAIQSEYSLWTRDPEDNGVLDTCRELGIGFVPFSPLGRGVLTGALKSLDGMAANDFRRSLPRFSQENFDANLALVTALEQMAADKGATPGQLALAWVLAQGDFIVPIPGTTKIANLEKNVAAADIVLSPEDLAALGDLLAPAKVAGARYPERMAQMANK, from the coding sequence ATGAAGACAAGACAGCTCGGTTCCCTCTCCGTTTCCGCCCTCGGCCTCGGCTGCATGGGTATGACGCATGGCTATACGCAGACCGGCGACGAGGCCGGCTCGCTGGCGACCCTGGCACGCGCGGTCGAACTCGGCGTGACGCTGTTCGACACGGCTGAGATCTATGGCCCGTTCACCAACGAAATCCTGGTCGGCAAAGGCTTGCGGCCCCATCGCGACCGGATCCAGATCGCCACCAAGTTCGGCTTCAGGATCAATGTCGACAACCCCAATGACGCCAGTGCGGGCGGCACGGATTCGCGGCCCGACCATGTCAAGGCGGTCGCCGAAGCCTCGTTGAAGCGGCTCGGCGTCGAGGTCATCGACCTCTACTACCAGCACCGCGTCGATCCGAACGTGCCGATCGAAGACACGGTCGGCGCCATGGCCGATCTGGTACGCGAGGGCAAGGTCAGGGCGCTCGGACTGTCGGAAGCCAGTGCCGCGACGCTGCGCCGGGCGCATGCAATCCATCCCATCGCCGCCATCCAGAGCGAGTATTCGCTATGGACCCGCGATCCGGAAGACAATGGCGTGCTCGACACCTGCCGCGAACTCGGCATCGGCTTCGTGCCGTTTTCGCCGCTCGGCCGCGGCGTGCTGACCGGCGCGCTGAAGTCGCTCGACGGCATGGCCGCCAATGATTTCCGCCGCTCCTTGCCGCGGTTCAGCCAGGAGAATTTCGACGCCAACCTGGCGCTGGTGACAGCGCTCGAACAGATGGCCGCCGACAAGGGCGCAACACCCGGCCAGCTGGCCCTTGCCTGGGTGCTGGCGCAGGGCGATTTCATCGTGCCGATCCCCGGCACTACCAAGATCGCCAACCTGGAAAAGAATGTCGCCGCCGCCGATATCGTGCTTTCACCGGAAGACCTCGCCGCGCTTGGAGACCTGCTGGCGCCCGCCAAGGTGGCCGGCGCCCGTTATCCCGAGCGCATGGCGCAGATGGCCAACAAATAG
- a CDS encoding LysR family transcriptional regulator, whose protein sequence is MNRIQLSQLAVLATVAETRSFRKAAEELAIAPSAVSHAVASLEASLGVRLLARTTRSVAPTEEGRRLLETLAPALADIDTALAALADDRSEPAGPLRITMPMLAAEDLIAPRLGAFLRTYPRIELDIVTNDRFEDIVAEGFDAGLRLGEHLEADMIAVKASGPQRGVIVGSPAYIAEHGVPLTPQDLMQHRCIRRRFSSGRIYRWELEQDGEALAVDVTGPLILSDQRLARIAALDGVGLAFLFDERVDEDIREGRLVPVLADWSSPFDGFYIYYTSRRQMRPALRAFVDFFRYSS, encoded by the coding sequence ATGAACAGGATCCAGCTTTCGCAACTGGCGGTGCTCGCCACCGTCGCCGAGACCCGCAGCTTCCGCAAGGCGGCCGAGGAACTTGCCATTGCGCCCTCGGCCGTCAGCCATGCGGTCGCCTCGCTGGAGGCAAGCCTCGGCGTGCGCCTGCTCGCCCGCACCACCCGCAGCGTCGCGCCGACCGAGGAGGGCAGGCGGCTGCTGGAGACGCTGGCACCGGCGCTGGCCGATATCGATACGGCGCTTGCGGCCCTGGCTGACGATCGAAGCGAGCCGGCTGGCCCCTTACGCATCACCATGCCGATGCTGGCTGCCGAGGACCTGATCGCGCCGCGGCTGGGTGCGTTCCTGCGGACATATCCGCGAATCGAACTCGACATCGTCACCAATGACCGTTTCGAGGATATCGTCGCCGAAGGCTTCGATGCGGGTCTGAGGCTCGGCGAACATCTGGAAGCCGACATGATCGCGGTCAAGGCGAGCGGACCGCAGCGCGGCGTGATCGTCGGATCGCCCGCCTATATCGCCGAACACGGCGTGCCGCTGACGCCGCAGGACCTTATGCAGCATCGCTGCATCCGCCGCCGCTTCAGCAGTGGGCGGATCTATCGCTGGGAACTGGAGCAGGACGGCGAGGCGCTGGCCGTCGATGTCACGGGTCCGTTGATCTTGTCGGACCAGCGACTGGCCCGCATCGCGGCCCTCGATGGTGTCGGGCTCGCCTTCCTGTTCGACGAACGGGTGGACGAGGATATCCGCGAAGGAAGGCTCGTACCGGTGCTCGCCGACTGGTCGTCGCCGTTCGACGGTTTCTACATCTACTACACCTCCCGTCGGCAGATGCGTCCGGCACTGAGAGCCTTTGTCGATTTCTTCCGCTATTCCAGCTGA
- a CDS encoding GNAT family N-acetyltransferase, whose translation MTLVIRDATATDEAAWRRLWADYLSFYKVDLAAEVTDHTWARILDPTSRVAMRVAEIDGELAGFAIHHFHDSTWVMTPDCYLEDLFLDARFRGQGIGRALLDDLIALAKAKGWSRLYWHTNHDNATARKLYDSYAREDGHVRYRMSFD comes from the coding sequence ATGACGCTTGTCATTCGCGATGCGACCGCCACCGACGAGGCCGCATGGCGCCGTCTCTGGGCGGATTATCTCTCCTTCTACAAGGTCGATCTTGCTGCAGAGGTCACCGACCACACCTGGGCCCGCATCCTCGATCCGACCTCGCGCGTCGCGATGCGTGTCGCCGAGATCGATGGAGAACTGGCCGGTTTTGCCATCCACCATTTTCACGACAGCACCTGGGTGATGACGCCGGACTGCTATCTGGAGGACCTGTTCCTCGACGCCCGCTTTCGCGGTCAGGGCATAGGCCGCGCCCTGCTCGACGATCTGATCGCGCTTGCCAAGGCCAAAGGCTGGTCGCGGCTCTACTGGCATACCAACCACGACAATGCGACAGCGCGCAAACTCTACGACAGCTATGCGCGGGAAGACGGTCACGTACGCTACCGGATGTCGTTCGACTGA